cttggcagctttgaatttctacttggtatggttatctggtatgatattttatttgctgtaaataaagtgagcaagaagttgcaatcgccagccatgtgcattgactctacATTGAAGCAAATATAAGGTATAACGTaatactttgagaattacagaaatgagggattttcttctagtctgatcatcaccaaaggtattgcaacagaCATGGGTGTAGAGGTATCATTTCCAGAAAAATATTGTGCTACGAGGAAGAATCAGTTTGTTGAAAGTAATTGCcaagaagaaattcttgaagctgagaatacttttgaagttgaatattttttttattttggttgatATGACGATCGCTTCTTTGAAAAAGagatttgaagaactcatggtgtttaaagatatattcggatttttgatgagctcaagcactttgaagtcattaaacgataatgaacttgaagaatgttgtactaaatttgcagaaactttttcttttgatggttcatctgatgttgaggtatatgatcttatttttgaattaaaaattataaaattcACATTGCCAGATGGTgtaatgtctgctatggagatttttgagcatgtcaaagatgtggattgttatcctaatatctccattgcttaccgactcttatttactgtgCCTGTGACTGTCGCATAGGCTGAAAGAaacttttcaaagttgaagttattgacgaactatttgaggtcaacaatgactcaggagaggttaaacggtttggcaacattatgcatcgagaaaaaaattattggataagattgacatcaaccctatcataagtgactttgcatcgaggaatgttagaagaaacttttaaggtaatatgtataaatagtttgatatgaatattgcttttagatacatttaagtatttattggtaatatttcatatatatttgttataatgtttatattaaagggCCCCGATTTTTATTTTTGCCCCGGGCCTCCCAAATCTCAGGACCGGACAATTCCTAACTCGGACTACGCAGACCAAACCAGTCTGACCGCCCtggcaaaccggtctgaccgggtTTCCTAGGTGCAGATCTTCccgaggtcataactctctcatccgaattTCAAATCGGacattctacatatgcatttggATCTACTCGACGAGAGCTACACAATGATGAAGttcaatttgcattttgagaaCTTTGGTCCAATCGGTCTGACCGGTGAGGTGACCGGTTCAGAGACCTGATCGTCCTACTCTGCCAATTTTAACCTCAATAAAATCTTGGTATATAGTGTAGGACAAGAAAATCGGATCCTGGTTcaggaaacaaacaaacaatctTTTAGAAATGCACTCCTGCGAGAGGAAGTAGTGCATGCCATACGTAAAGGCAACTTTGACACGGAAGAAAGTTCACCAGCCGCCCGGAGCCCTGCCAGACAAAGGAGCGCACCAGAGCGTAGTACAGATGGTGGTGGCAGAAGCTTTCTGAAATGAACCACAGTTTGGTAGGATCTCCGAGAAAGGTAAATATCGACAAAGCCAGCAACAAGCAACCGAAGGAAAGCTTTTCCCTCACACGGTCACAGTGGCAGTACACCGTTAGTTGGAGGACTGACTCTCGAGGGCGAGGCATCTTTACTTATAACTCCGTGCGCATAGAAGTTTCCATTTCCTCACTGCAAAAGTCCCTTGGAATTTTGCTCCAGAAATAAGGATCACGAGCAATTGCCCTGATGATTACAAGAAGTTGGCCAGATTTTGTCGGTCCATGATTGATCCGCCCAGGTGGCGAGAAAGAGGACAACCAAGGGCACGGACGCACGGTCACGTGCACACGCATGCACGTCGCGTTCCCCAACAATCCCCGCGTGGCCGCTTCTACCAGGCCGGCCAAGCCGCACGCAACGTACCGACGCCGCGGCGCTTgatggcgcgcggcgcgcctctCCTCGGGTACCCTCCCCCCGCCGCGGCGGGTGTCGGGGGCGTCCGCATGCGCTCCACTTGGACCCGCatggcgcggcggcgaccggagTTAACTGCAAGCTCCAACTAACCGGCCGGGCAACGATGACGACGCGACCCGCTCGTGCCTGTCTGCCCATGCAGCTAGCCATGCTAGCTACGCGCAACACGCCACGAGGCGGATCGCGgcaggcgcggccggccggcgccgtcgccacGCACGCACCTCCCGGGCAACGGCCAGTGTACTAGCCAGGCGTCTAGCGCACGCGGTGAGCAGCAGGCAAGCAGATCTGCGGCGACACGTACGCATGCATGCGCGGACGTCGTACGTGCAGCCTGCAGCGTGTGATCAATGCGCGGATCTTTCTGATGCAGAGGCCGGTACGGGCGCATGCAGCACTGCAGCCAGCAGTCATGTGACAGCCCCGCCGGCGCGTACAgtgcggcggcgtcgccgtcgatgCGGCCGCGTGCAGGCGCCGGCGCGTGGATCCGCCTCGTCGTTGGACAAATGGACAGCAGGACGTGAGTGAGAGTACGTGCAGGTTGCCAGGTTCGTGCGTGCTCCTCTTTGCAATCAGCCGAATCTCTTTAGCAGATCACGTAATGTAAGCATGCCGAGAGTATAGTTGATTACTCAGTAGGATTACAGTAAGCTGAGAGTGAGTAGTGGCCACGTTCATGGCCACCGGCTGATGGTCAGTGCAGAAATCACCGCGAGCACTCGGAAGGGAAGAGTGAAAGCTCGCACGTGCACGCCACTCGTAATAATAACGCAGCAGGAAGGCACGGAAACAAACGGCTAGGCGAGGCCGCACGGTTGCGAGGGTGCACGTGGCAACATTTACTCTTGGCCCATCAGAGCCATCAGCCATGGcccccccggccggccggccggccgtcagGTACGCCACACGCGCACGCGCACGCCCATGCCGCCGCCACGCTCGCCCATCTGAATACCTGACGCCGAGCTTTGAATTCGAAATTCGAACGCCCCAACCGTCCGATCCCGCAATCATGACGTCCTGTTCCGCCGGAAACGTCACGGAACGGAAAGAGAGGGAGACCCGGTCCGCACCGTCCCGTTGTGTCCCAACGACCGCGGCGGGCCCCGCGTGTAACGGCGCGCGGGGCTCGGGAGCGCCCCCCAGCCGTCCGATCCGGATCTGACCTCTGACCGGGCCTCGCCTCTTCCGACGCGGACGCGAGGTCAGCACCGGAGGCGGCCGCATTCCCGTTGGCCGCGCCTGGGAAGATAAAAGGAGGCCGCCAGCCAGCGCGGTGGGGGTGTTTCCAGTTTCCGTGCGTGCGCgaggggaagggaaggaaagGAAGGGAGCAGCAGGCCAAGGCAAGCGTCCAAAGCGGCGGGCCTTTGCTTTGGTTTGCCCTGATGGGGAAGTACATGAGGAAGCGCacggggagggcgccggccggggaGCTCGCGCAGGTGGTGGTCGGCGTCCGGACGCGGTCCCGCTCCGCGGCCttcgcgagcgcggcggcggcaccggcgccaaagaggccgaggaagcaggcggcagcgcgcgcggaggtggaggtgggggcGGTGACGGGCCGAGGCGACGGcggctgcgcggcggcggcagggtgcTACTTGCAGCTGCGGAGCAGGAGGCTGTTcatggccgccgcggcagccgaGGTGCGGTGTTCGGTGCCGGCAGAGGAGAAGGCGGCGCTTCCTGGGACGACACAGTCTGGAGCTACCGGGGAGCCTGTGGTGGTGGTCACCGGGATGTCGAGGTGCTCCAGCACGGCGTCGTCGGTGGACGTCGTTGTGGCGGCGGCTAGGGAGAGGAGCGATGGCGCAGCGGAGGTGGGCGGGAGCTCTGTGTATTAGAATAATTCGCGCATGGCGCGAGCTGCTTTTGCCTGCTTCTGGCGCCGAATTATGCGTTCTCATCGTCGTTTCTTGGTCTCACTGCAGGTACAGGCACGCGAGGACCCCGACGTCGAGAGCTCCGTCAGCGACTCGGCCGGGTGCGGGCGCGAGAGGTGAGTTCCTCGCTCCGGAATTCCGCAAGTTATGCGTTCTGGCATACTCTCATGACAAGAGTTTTCTCACGGTTTCCCGTGAATTCTCGTAATTCAGGAGGGAGGCGACGCCGTCGAGCCGGCCGCC
Above is a genomic segment from Setaria viridis chromosome 4, Setaria_viridis_v4.0, whole genome shotgun sequence containing:
- the LOC117851817 gene encoding cyclin-dependent kinase inhibitor 1, which codes for MGKYMRKRTGRAPAGELAQVVVGVRTRSRSAAFASAAAAPAPKRPRKQAAARAEVEVGAVTGRGDGGCAAAAGCYLQLRSRRLFMAAAAAEVRCSVPAEEKAALPGTTQSGATGEPVVVVTGMSRCSSTASSVDVVVAAARERSDGAAEVQAREDPDVESSVSDSAGCGRERREATPSSRPPVDLSDEESSQAADDQKHHRRMSLNAATAAVACRARMPAEEEMEDFFASAEKAEAERFAAKYNFDVARGLPLDSGGRFEWTTVAASG